The following coding sequences lie in one Saccharopolyspora hordei genomic window:
- the proB gene encoding glutamate 5-kinase yields the protein MTEELSATRKAVAAAQRIVVKVGSSSLTTTEGGLDPERLSALVDSVARRVASGCQVVLVSSGAIAAGLAPLGLRRRPRDLATQQAAASVGQQALAHAYAESFSRYQLTVGQVLLTAEDVMRRGHYRNAQRTLHRLLGLGAVPVVNENDTVATTEIRFGDNDRLAALVSHLVGADALILLSDVDALYDGDPRHGGASVVREVNGDADMVGVQAGSTGASGLGTGGMASKVGAARVACSSGIPVLLTSAALAERALGPADVGTAFAATGSRLSARRFWLAHAADSNGRLWLDDGAVTAVVERRRSLLAAGITSVEGAFDGGDVVELVDPSGVVVARGVVAYDASELPELIGRSTHELPPEQRREVVHADDLVPLR from the coding sequence GTGACCGAGGAGCTCTCGGCGACCAGGAAGGCGGTGGCGGCCGCGCAGCGGATCGTGGTGAAGGTCGGCTCCTCGTCGCTCACCACGACCGAGGGCGGTCTCGACCCGGAGCGGCTGTCCGCGCTGGTCGACTCGGTGGCCCGGCGCGTGGCGTCGGGGTGCCAGGTCGTGCTGGTGTCGTCGGGCGCGATCGCGGCGGGCCTCGCGCCGCTGGGGCTGCGGCGCCGGCCGCGGGACCTGGCCACCCAGCAGGCGGCCGCGAGCGTCGGCCAGCAGGCCCTCGCGCACGCCTACGCCGAGTCCTTCTCCCGCTACCAGCTGACCGTGGGGCAGGTGCTGCTGACCGCCGAGGACGTGATGCGGCGGGGCCACTACCGCAACGCCCAGCGCACCCTGCACCGGCTGCTGGGGCTGGGCGCGGTGCCGGTGGTCAACGAGAACGACACGGTGGCCACCACCGAGATCCGCTTCGGTGACAACGACCGGCTCGCCGCGCTCGTCTCGCACCTGGTGGGCGCCGACGCGCTGATCCTGCTGTCCGATGTGGACGCCCTGTACGACGGGGACCCGCGCCACGGCGGGGCTTCGGTGGTCCGCGAGGTCAACGGCGACGCGGACATGGTCGGCGTGCAGGCGGGCAGCACCGGTGCGTCCGGCCTCGGCACCGGCGGCATGGCCTCGAAGGTGGGGGCGGCCCGGGTCGCCTGCTCCTCGGGCATCCCGGTGCTGCTGACCTCGGCCGCGCTGGCCGAGCGGGCGCTGGGCCCGGCGGACGTGGGCACCGCCTTCGCCGCCACGGGCAGCCGGTTGTCGGCGCGCCGCTTCTGGCTCGCGCACGCCGCCGACTCCAACGGGCGGCTGTGGCTGGACGACGGCGCGGTCACGGCCGTGGTGGAGCGCCGCCGCTCCCTGCTGGCCGCGGGCATCACCTCGGTGGAGGGCGCCTTCGACGGCGGTGACGTGGTGGAACTGGTCGACCCGTCGGGCGTGGTGGTGGCCCGCGGCGTGGTCGCCTACGACGCCTCGGAGCTGCCGGAGCTCATCGGCCGCTCCACCCACGAGCTCCCGCCGGAGCAGCGCCGCGAGGTGGTCCACGCCGACGACCTGGTGCCCCTCCGCTGA
- the obgE gene encoding GTPase ObgE, with amino-acid sequence MEAFVSRFVDRVTIHVAAGDGGNGCASVHREKFKPLGGPDGGNGGKGGDVRLVVDPNVHTLLDFHYRPNARAANGKPGRGAMRNGAQGEDLVLPVPDGTVVLTEDGEVLADLVGAGTTFVAAAGGRGGLGNAALASKARKAPGFALLGEPGERCDLVLELKSVADVGLVGFPSAGKSSLISVLSAARPKIADYPFTTLVPNLGVVTAGDTVFTVADVPGLIPGASEGRGLGLDFLRHIERCAVLVHVVDCATLEPGRDPVSDVEALENELAQYTPALQAEHGGADLAERPRLVVLNKVDVPEARELAELVRPDFEDRGWPVFEVSTASREGLRELSFAMAAEVERYREQLPPPEPARVVVRPTAVDDGGFTVEPDPEDEDAYVVRGEKPERWVRQTDFNNSEAVGYLADRLAKLGVEEELAKQGAQPGSQVTIGGVTFDWEPSTPAGVAGVLGRRGTDLRLEHDDRVTASERKAAKKARRSSLDEYGQYVEKPQEDE; translated from the coding sequence CTGGAGGCATTCGTGTCGCGGTTCGTTGACCGCGTGACCATCCACGTCGCGGCAGGCGATGGTGGGAATGGCTGCGCCTCGGTGCACCGGGAGAAGTTCAAGCCGCTGGGCGGTCCGGACGGCGGCAACGGGGGCAAGGGCGGCGACGTGCGGCTCGTCGTCGACCCGAACGTGCACACCCTGCTGGACTTCCACTACCGGCCCAACGCGCGCGCGGCCAACGGCAAGCCGGGCAGGGGCGCGATGCGCAACGGCGCCCAGGGCGAGGACCTGGTGCTGCCGGTGCCGGACGGCACCGTGGTGCTCACCGAGGACGGCGAGGTGCTGGCCGACCTGGTCGGCGCCGGCACCACGTTCGTGGCCGCCGCGGGCGGCCGCGGTGGCCTGGGCAACGCGGCGCTGGCCTCCAAGGCGCGCAAGGCCCCCGGTTTCGCCCTGCTCGGCGAGCCGGGCGAGCGGTGCGACCTGGTGCTGGAGCTGAAGTCGGTCGCCGACGTCGGCCTGGTCGGCTTCCCGTCGGCGGGCAAGTCCTCGCTCATCTCGGTGCTGTCCGCCGCCCGCCCGAAGATCGCGGACTACCCGTTCACCACGCTGGTGCCGAACCTGGGCGTGGTCACCGCGGGCGACACCGTGTTCACCGTGGCCGACGTGCCCGGTCTCATCCCGGGCGCCAGCGAGGGCCGCGGCCTCGGCCTCGACTTCCTGCGGCACATCGAGCGCTGCGCCGTGCTGGTGCACGTCGTCGACTGCGCCACCCTGGAGCCTGGCCGCGACCCGGTGTCCGATGTGGAGGCGCTGGAGAACGAGCTCGCGCAGTACACGCCGGCGCTGCAGGCGGAGCACGGCGGAGCGGACCTCGCGGAGCGCCCGCGCCTGGTCGTGCTCAACAAGGTGGACGTGCCGGAGGCCCGCGAGCTGGCCGAGCTGGTGCGCCCCGACTTCGAGGACCGCGGCTGGCCGGTGTTCGAGGTGTCCACCGCCTCCCGCGAGGGCCTGCGCGAGCTGAGCTTCGCGATGGCCGCCGAGGTGGAGCGCTACCGGGAGCAGCTGCCGCCGCCGGAACCGGCCCGCGTGGTGGTCCGGCCCACCGCGGTCGACGACGGCGGGTTCACCGTCGAGCCCGACCCGGAGGACGAGGACGCCTACGTGGTGCGCGGCGAGAAGCCCGAGCGCTGGGTGCGGCAGACGGACTTCAACAACAGCGAGGCGGTCGGCTACCTGGCCGACCGGCTGGCCAAGCTCGGTGTCGAGGAGGAGCTCGCCAAGCAGGGCGCACAGCCGGGCAGCCAGGTGACCATCGGCGGCGTGACCTTCGACTGGGAGCCGTCCACCCCGGCCGGTGTCGCCGGTGTGCTCGGCCGCCGCGGTACGGACCTGCGCCTCGAGCACGACGACCGGGTCACCGCCAGCGAGCGCAAGGCCGCGAAGAAGGCCCGCCGCAGCTCGCTGGACGAGTACGGCCAGTACGTGGAGAAGCCGCAGGAGGACGAGTGA
- the rpmA gene encoding 50S ribosomal protein L27 codes for MAHKKGASSSRNGRDSNPKYLGVKRYGGQVVKAGEILVRQRGTKFHPGLNVGRGGDDTLFALSAGTVEFGRYRGRKAVSVKPVEA; via the coding sequence ATGGCACACAAGAAGGGCGCATCCAGCTCTCGGAACGGCCGCGACTCGAACCCGAAGTACCTCGGGGTGAAGCGCTACGGCGGCCAGGTCGTCAAGGCCGGTGAGATCCTGGTCCGGCAGCGGGGGACCAAGTTCCACCCGGGTCTGAACGTGGGCCGCGGCGGCGACGACACCCTGTTCGCGCTGTCCGCCGGCACCGTCGAGTTCGGACGTTACCGTGGCCGCAAGGCCGTCAGCGTGAAGCCGGTCGAGGCCTGA
- the rplU gene encoding 50S ribosomal protein L21 → MYAIVKTGGKQYKVAVGDVVEVEKLEGELGSEVSLPALMVVDGNEVTTDADALAKVSVTGKLVEQTKGPKIRIHKFKNKTGYHKRQGHRQKLTRVEVTGINK, encoded by the coding sequence ATGTACGCGATCGTCAAGACCGGCGGCAAGCAGTACAAGGTGGCTGTCGGAGACGTCGTCGAGGTCGAGAAGCTCGAAGGCGAGCTGGGCTCCGAGGTCAGCCTCCCGGCACTGATGGTCGTCGATGGCAACGAGGTCACGACCGACGCCGACGCGCTGGCCAAGGTGTCGGTGACCGGCAAGCTGGTCGAGCAGACCAAGGGCCCCAAGATCCGCATCCACAAGTTCAAGAACAAGACCGGCTACCACAAGCGGCAGGGTCACCGCCAGAAGCTGACCCGCGTCGAGGTCACCGGCATCAACAAGTGA
- a CDS encoding glycosyltransferase family 2 protein, whose protein sequence is MTSPEVSLLTPAKNERDNLPRLFAEISEAMEQQERSWELLVVDDGSTDDSWQVITEHAARDPRIRGIRLRRNFGKAAALAAGVAEARGELLVTLDADLQDDPAEIPRLLAELDSGADLVSGHKANRQDPLGKRLPSKVFNWFTGLITGLKLSDHNCGLKAARTEIYRRVPLYGELHRYIPALAHQLGYRVSELAVHHRPRLHGTSKYGLERYLRGALDLLTVVTLTRYGRRPAHLFGGLGMLAGTIGTLILLYLTGVWVFTDQPIGTRPLLTLGILLEVFAVQMVSVGLLAELVLHRTGRERDVEVLVSDQTPVTRSAA, encoded by the coding sequence ATGACGTCACCCGAAGTGTCGCTGCTGACCCCGGCGAAGAACGAGCGGGACAACTTGCCCCGGCTGTTCGCCGAGATCAGCGAGGCCATGGAGCAGCAGGAACGCAGCTGGGAGCTGCTGGTCGTCGACGACGGCAGCACCGACGACAGCTGGCAGGTGATCACCGAGCACGCCGCCCGGGACCCGCGGATCCGCGGCATCCGCCTGCGCCGCAACTTCGGCAAGGCGGCGGCGCTGGCCGCCGGGGTCGCCGAGGCCCGCGGCGAGCTGCTGGTCACGCTGGACGCCGACCTGCAGGACGACCCCGCCGAGATCCCCCGGCTGCTGGCCGAGCTGGACTCCGGGGCCGACCTGGTCAGCGGGCACAAGGCGAACCGGCAGGACCCGCTGGGCAAGCGGCTGCCGTCGAAGGTGTTCAACTGGTTCACCGGGCTGATCACCGGCCTGAAGCTGTCCGACCACAACTGCGGGCTCAAGGCCGCGCGGACCGAGATCTACCGGCGGGTCCCGCTGTACGGGGAGCTGCACCGCTACATCCCGGCGCTGGCGCACCAGCTGGGCTACCGGGTCTCCGAGCTGGCCGTGCACCACCGGCCGCGCCTGCACGGCACGTCCAAGTACGGCCTGGAGCGCTACCTGCGCGGAGCGCTGGACCTGCTCACGGTGGTCACGCTGACCCGCTACGGGCGGCGCCCGGCGCACCTGTTCGGCGGGCTGGGGATGCTGGCCGGGACGATCGGCACGCTCATCCTGCTGTACCTGACCGGCGTGTGGGTGTTCACCGACCAGCCGATCGGGACCCGGCCGCTGCTGACCCTCGGCATCCTGCTGGAGGTCTTCGCGGTGCAGATGGTCTCGGTGGGGCTGCTCGCCGAGCTCGTGCTGCACCGCACCGGCCGGGAGCGCGACGTCGAGGTCCTGGTGTCCGACCAGACCCCGGTCACCCGCTCCGCCGCCTAG
- a CDS encoding arabinosyltransferase domain-containing protein → MGTVLALLIPFLPVEHDVSTLKWPTAEGTRSVSAPLVAYSPVWLDAEVPCASVRSLDERTDGPGMLLSTNPPSSDFGKLTGLVLQVDNGQVSLFTKGQQVSTVDLPPGDCTIALRADGAGTTATIGGERWAHVTGDQRPQLTGIYSDLDNAVDDVRGLSFEARVDNRFSTEPTVLKVVVIALTVAAFVGSVVCLRRLDVRAGRRPPRLAPAGWWKPTLRDGAVYLTLGVWWLIGAMTSDDGYVLSMVRSEESAGYVSNYYRWFANPESPFGWFYEVYALWVQVSTATPWVRLPALLMGVVSWLLISREVLPRLGQQVRRSHAAGWAAAAVFLAFWLPYDNGLRAEPVVVLFSLLALCAVERAVGTGRLMPAALGLVGAALSVGVNPHGLVAVLPYVASFKPLYRLVRKRAHEFGWLPVLAPISASGFVILTLVFSDQTFRSVLDSMELKTTFGPNGRWYEELSRYSLLFSQSPDGSLTRRFPVLLVVLCLVTCAVVLLRRNRIRGAALGPSRRLLAVVAMCFGVLALTPTKHTHHFGIFAAFGGALAALTALATSTTVLRSRRNRAAFVAGLMVILAFAATGPNAWWYVSGWGIPWFDKPPSFRGYNFSTLILVFAAVAGVIALIEHLRIDENNPKVVDESWNTEKRSRALRLGTAPLSVLCALLVLGELAAFGKAIHKQEGTYNLGVDNIKQLSGSSCGLSDYIDVETDPRASVLPVSAEQPTVAAPARDESLPVPPKRLDGHETADQYLQPKETGFSRPGVPSNNGLTPEEPNWKPPHQFGGDDAPAWGSYDEAGLGTGELRTPWYDLPEEALRGEVPVVVSLAGAETGANSVVLEFGRDTARGFQITGRYAVEQGPPPGWRDHRYTLGAEAEGATKMRVVVVDQSLGAEGWVAVTAPRVPKLTSMTELVGDAPTFVEWPAALVHPCLRISGLYNGIAEMPRFRVSAGELVRDIGEGWSSPDAGGPFGWLKVASSVRVLPTYLRGDPQQDWGSLYVVDPYGVDALPAEAALEVHRETHWGTWSPGPLTQAVQLPNDVPSSDDRTDIPTFDTPEQN, encoded by the coding sequence GTGGGAACGGTGCTCGCCCTGCTGATCCCGTTCCTGCCGGTCGAACACGACGTCAGCACGTTGAAGTGGCCGACCGCGGAGGGGACCAGATCGGTCTCCGCGCCGCTGGTCGCCTACTCCCCGGTGTGGCTGGACGCGGAGGTGCCCTGCGCGTCCGTGCGGAGCCTCGACGAGCGCACCGACGGACCGGGCATGCTGCTGAGCACCAACCCGCCGTCCTCGGACTTCGGCAAGCTGACCGGCCTCGTGCTGCAGGTCGACAACGGCCAGGTCTCGCTGTTCACCAAGGGTCAGCAGGTCAGCACGGTCGACCTGCCGCCCGGCGACTGCACCATCGCGCTGCGCGCCGACGGCGCGGGCACCACCGCCACCATCGGCGGCGAGCGGTGGGCGCACGTCACCGGTGACCAGCGGCCCCAGCTCACCGGCATCTACTCCGACCTCGACAACGCGGTCGACGACGTCCGCGGGTTGTCCTTCGAGGCCCGCGTGGACAACCGGTTCAGCACCGAGCCCACGGTGCTCAAGGTCGTCGTGATCGCGCTGACCGTCGCGGCGTTCGTCGGCTCCGTGGTGTGCCTGCGGCGGCTGGACGTGCGCGCCGGGCGGCGACCGCCGCGCCTGGCCCCGGCCGGCTGGTGGAAGCCGACGCTGCGCGACGGCGCGGTGTACCTGACGCTGGGCGTCTGGTGGCTGATCGGGGCGATGACCTCCGACGACGGCTACGTCCTCAGCATGGTGCGCTCGGAGGAGAGCGCCGGGTACGTCAGCAACTACTACCGCTGGTTCGCCAACCCCGAGTCGCCGTTCGGCTGGTTCTACGAGGTGTACGCGCTGTGGGTGCAGGTGTCCACGGCGACGCCGTGGGTGCGGCTGCCCGCGCTGCTCATGGGCGTGGTGTCCTGGCTGCTGATCAGCCGCGAGGTGCTGCCCCGGCTCGGCCAGCAGGTGCGGCGCTCCCACGCCGCCGGCTGGGCCGCGGCCGCGGTGTTCCTGGCCTTCTGGCTGCCCTACGACAACGGGCTGCGCGCCGAACCGGTCGTGGTGCTGTTCTCCCTGCTGGCGCTGTGCGCGGTGGAGCGCGCCGTCGGGACCGGGCGGCTGATGCCCGCGGCCCTGGGCCTGGTCGGCGCGGCGCTGTCGGTGGGCGTCAACCCGCACGGCCTGGTCGCCGTGCTGCCCTACGTCGCCTCGTTCAAGCCGCTGTACCGGCTGGTGCGCAAGCGCGCCCACGAGTTCGGCTGGCTGCCGGTGCTGGCCCCGATCTCGGCGTCCGGGTTCGTCATCCTCACGCTGGTCTTCTCCGACCAGACCTTCCGGTCGGTGCTGGACTCGATGGAGCTCAAGACCACCTTCGGCCCCAACGGCCGGTGGTACGAGGAGCTCAGCCGCTACAGCCTGCTGTTCAGCCAGAGCCCGGACGGGTCGCTGACCCGGCGGTTCCCGGTGCTGCTGGTGGTCCTGTGCCTGGTGACCTGCGCGGTCGTGCTGCTGCGCCGCAACCGCATCCGCGGCGCGGCGCTGGGTCCGAGCCGGCGGCTGCTGGCGGTCGTCGCGATGTGCTTCGGCGTGCTGGCGCTGACGCCCACCAAGCACACCCACCACTTCGGCATCTTCGCCGCCTTCGGCGGTGCGCTGGCCGCGCTGACCGCGCTGGCCACCAGCACCACGGTGCTGCGCTCGCGGCGCAACCGGGCGGCGTTCGTGGCCGGGCTGATGGTGATCCTGGCGTTCGCCGCCACCGGCCCCAACGCCTGGTGGTACGTCTCCGGCTGGGGCATCCCGTGGTTCGACAAGCCACCGTCGTTCCGCGGGTACAACTTCAGCACCCTGATCCTGGTCTTCGCCGCGGTCGCGGGCGTCATCGCGCTCATCGAGCACCTGCGCATCGACGAGAACAACCCGAAGGTCGTCGACGAGAGCTGGAACACGGAGAAGCGGAGCCGGGCGCTGCGGCTGGGCACCGCGCCGCTGTCGGTGCTGTGCGCCCTGCTGGTGCTCGGCGAGCTGGCGGCCTTCGGCAAGGCCATCCACAAGCAGGAGGGCACCTACAACCTGGGCGTGGACAACATCAAGCAGCTGTCCGGGTCCAGCTGCGGGCTGTCCGACTACATCGACGTGGAGACCGATCCGCGGGCGAGCGTGCTGCCGGTCTCGGCCGAGCAGCCGACGGTGGCCGCGCCGGCGCGGGACGAGTCGCTGCCCGTCCCGCCGAAGCGGCTGGACGGTCACGAGACCGCCGACCAGTACCTGCAGCCGAAGGAGACCGGTTTCTCCCGGCCCGGCGTCCCGTCCAACAACGGCCTCACCCCGGAGGAGCCGAACTGGAAGCCGCCGCACCAGTTCGGCGGGGACGACGCCCCGGCGTGGGGCAGCTACGACGAGGCCGGGCTCGGCACCGGCGAGCTGCGCACCCCCTGGTACGACCTGCCGGAGGAGGCGCTGCGCGGCGAGGTGCCGGTGGTGGTGAGCCTGGCCGGCGCGGAGACCGGGGCGAACTCGGTGGTGCTGGAGTTCGGCCGGGACACCGCCCGGGGCTTCCAGATCACCGGCCGCTACGCCGTCGAGCAGGGCCCACCGCCGGGCTGGCGCGACCACCGGTACACGCTGGGCGCCGAGGCCGAGGGCGCCACGAAGATGCGCGTGGTCGTGGTCGACCAGTCGCTCGGCGCGGAGGGCTGGGTGGCGGTGACCGCGCCGCGCGTGCCGAAGCTGACCAGCATGACCGAGCTCGTCGGCGACGCCCCGACGTTCGTGGAGTGGCCCGCCGCGCTGGTGCACCCGTGCCTGCGGATCTCCGGGCTCTACAACGGCATCGCCGAGATGCCGCGCTTCCGGGTGTCCGCCGGTGAGCTGGTGCGGGACATCGGCGAGGGCTGGTCGTCGCCGGACGCGGGCGGCCCGTTCGGCTGGCTCAAGGTGGCGTCGAGCGTCCGGGTCCTGCCGACCTACCTGCGCGGCGACCCGCAGCAGGACTGGGGTTCGCTCTACGTGGTGGACCCCTACGGCGTGGACGCGCTCCCCGCGGAGGCGGCGTTGGAGGTCCACCGGGAGACCCACTGGGGCACCTGGTCGCCAGGCCCGCTGACCCAGGCGGTGCAGCTGCCGAACGACGTGCCCAGCTCTGACGACCGCACCGACATCCCCACCTTCGACACGCCGGAGCAGAACTGA
- a CDS encoding VC0807 family protein, whose translation MRQQVQLVLVDAGLPIALYYGLRLLGCDPLAALLVSAVVPAVRLLHGLLVRRRVEPFAAFVLVVVALSVATSFVTGSPRVLLAKDAWLVAACGVGALLTLLGRPVVFTLGRVLAVRSGWHDDWDRQWAESAAFRRVWRVLTVLWGVVLLAEAGVKVLLAFTLPIDLVPVLSTVQWLVVLVLLQVVTQLYLRRPAVRAVVDGTGRS comes from the coding sequence ATGAGGCAGCAGGTCCAGCTGGTGCTCGTCGACGCCGGCCTGCCGATCGCGCTGTACTACGGGCTGCGCCTGCTGGGGTGCGACCCGCTGGCGGCGCTGCTGGTCAGTGCGGTCGTCCCGGCGGTGCGGCTGCTGCACGGGCTGCTGGTGCGCCGCCGGGTCGAGCCGTTCGCGGCGTTCGTGCTGGTCGTCGTCGCGCTGAGCGTCGCGACGTCGTTCGTCACCGGCAGCCCGCGCGTGCTGCTGGCCAAGGACGCGTGGCTGGTGGCGGCCTGCGGGGTGGGGGCGCTGCTCACGCTGCTGGGCAGACCGGTCGTGTTCACCCTCGGCCGGGTGCTCGCGGTCCGGTCCGGGTGGCACGACGACTGGGACCGGCAGTGGGCGGAGTCGGCGGCGTTCCGCCGCGTGTGGCGGGTGCTGACCGTGCTCTGGGGCGTGGTGCTGCTCGCCGAGGCCGGCGTGAAGGTGCTGCTGGCGTTCACGCTGCCGATCGACCTGGTGCCGGTGCTGTCGACGGTGCAGTGGCTCGTGGTGCTGGTCCTGCTGCAGGTGGTCACCCAGCTCTACCTGCGCCGACCCGCGGTCCGCGCGGTGGTCGACGGCACCGGCCGGAGCTGA
- a CDS encoding carboxylesterase/lipase family protein, whose translation MTNTPETTPRGTAGRGTEEVVELDTGRVRGLVFDEHRLFQGIPYAAPPVGELRWRAPQPVEPWAGVRDATEPGSPCPQLPQPFAAMASGDEDCLSLNVTAPRAGGPKPVMVWLHGGGGTNGEGAVFNPRRLVVAEDVVVVTANYRLGIFGGFGYPGLPGGAFGIADQQAVLRWVQRNIAAFGGDPDNVTLFGESYGGLSVSAHLVAPGSAGLFHRAIVQSGFPLMRAPANTFVPGSPAMPSMWLSAAELEGLAEHLVAERGWVRAGAGSAVDQLRALPVDELLTLTSVFARPAFGNDVLPESPAEALRAGRFHRVPVLVGGTRDEARLFTGMFFDGVGQPVTEERYGALLAESFGDAADEIAREYPVGAHPSPSVAWSTVLDDAAWARSVWDLGHALAAHTPTYVYEFADRDAPAVVPFPEGFPPGAHHAAELPYQFDMGAPGPLSAEQWRLAATMNRCWAAFARDGEPGGPGLVDWPRFTADDPHVQSLRPERIGRVDFAAEHRLEFWAGR comes from the coding sequence ATGACGAACACCCCGGAGACCACGCCGCGAGGTACCGCAGGACGCGGGACCGAAGAGGTCGTCGAACTCGACACGGGCCGCGTGCGCGGCCTGGTCTTCGACGAGCACCGGCTCTTCCAGGGCATCCCCTACGCCGCGCCACCCGTCGGCGAGCTGCGCTGGCGCGCGCCGCAGCCGGTCGAGCCGTGGGCGGGGGTGCGGGACGCGACCGAGCCGGGCAGCCCGTGCCCGCAGCTGCCGCAGCCCTTCGCGGCAATGGCCAGCGGCGACGAGGACTGCCTCTCCCTCAACGTCACCGCGCCGCGGGCCGGCGGGCCCAAGCCGGTCATGGTGTGGCTGCACGGCGGTGGCGGCACCAACGGCGAGGGCGCGGTCTTCAACCCGCGTCGCCTGGTGGTCGCCGAGGACGTCGTGGTGGTGACCGCGAACTACCGGCTGGGCATCTTCGGCGGCTTCGGCTACCCGGGTCTGCCGGGCGGGGCGTTCGGGATCGCCGACCAGCAGGCGGTGCTGCGCTGGGTGCAGCGCAACATCGCGGCCTTCGGCGGCGACCCGGACAACGTGACCCTGTTCGGCGAGTCCTACGGCGGGCTCAGCGTCAGCGCGCACCTGGTGGCCCCGGGGTCGGCGGGCCTGTTCCACCGGGCGATCGTGCAGAGCGGGTTCCCGCTGATGCGCGCCCCGGCCAACACCTTCGTGCCCGGCTCGCCGGCCATGCCGTCGATGTGGCTGTCCGCCGCGGAGCTCGAGGGACTGGCGGAGCACCTGGTCGCCGAGCGCGGCTGGGTGCGCGCGGGTGCGGGCAGCGCGGTCGACCAGCTGCGCGCCCTCCCGGTCGACGAGCTGCTCACCCTGACCTCGGTCTTCGCCCGGCCGGCGTTCGGCAACGACGTGCTGCCCGAGTCCCCGGCCGAGGCGCTGCGGGCCGGGCGCTTCCACCGCGTCCCGGTGCTCGTCGGCGGCACCCGGGACGAGGCCCGGCTGTTCACCGGCATGTTCTTCGACGGCGTCGGTCAGCCGGTCACCGAGGAGCGCTACGGCGCGCTGCTGGCCGAGAGCTTCGGCGACGCGGCCGACGAGATCGCGCGCGAGTACCCGGTGGGCGCCCACCCGTCGCCGAGCGTGGCGTGGTCGACGGTGCTCGACGACGCGGCCTGGGCGCGGTCGGTGTGGGACCTCGGGCACGCCCTGGCCGCGCACACCCCGACCTACGTCTACGAGTTCGCCGACCGCGACGCCCCCGCGGTCGTGCCGTTCCCGGAGGGGTTCCCGCCGGGCGCCCACCACGCGGCCGAACTGCCGTACCAGTTCGACATGGGCGCGCCAGGGCCGCTGTCCGCGGAGCAGTGGCGGCTGGCGGCCACGATGAACCGCTGCTGGGCCGCCTTCGCGCGCGACGGCGAGCCCGGCGGGCCCGGGCTCGTGGACTGGCCGCGCTTCACGGCCGACGACCCGCACGTCCAGTCGCTGCGCCCGGAGCGGATCGGGCGGGTCGACTTCGCCGCCGAGCACCGCCTGGAGTTCTGGGCCGGGAGATGA
- a CDS encoding TetR/AcrR family transcriptional regulator, with amino-acid sequence MRANTSSGEQGRSFTERGRRAQIVAAAIDTIVELGYPRASFGQIAQRAGLSSTGMISYHFTNKAELMRQVVTDVHAAAEALVGPRIDAADTARGRLRAFIEASIDFYRTHHHQLRALTEILINERGDDPVLPHRRDVEALAELFRAGQRAGEFRDFDPHVMAVALRHALDGVALRLGAETDTDTELYARELVTTFDLATRASQEQP; translated from the coding sequence ATGCGAGCAAATACCAGCTCGGGTGAGCAAGGCAGGTCGTTCACCGAACGGGGCAGGCGGGCGCAGATCGTCGCGGCGGCCATCGACACGATCGTCGAGCTCGGCTACCCGCGCGCGTCCTTCGGGCAGATCGCCCAGCGCGCCGGGCTGAGCAGCACGGGCATGATCTCCTACCACTTCACGAACAAGGCCGAGCTGATGCGGCAGGTCGTCACCGACGTCCACGCGGCGGCCGAGGCGCTGGTGGGGCCGCGCATCGACGCCGCCGACACGGCGCGCGGCCGGCTCCGCGCGTTCATCGAAGCGAGCATCGACTTCTACCGCACCCACCACCACCAGCTCCGCGCGCTCACGGAGATCCTCATCAACGAGCGCGGCGACGACCCGGTGCTGCCGCACCGGCGTGACGTCGAAGCCCTCGCCGAGCTGTTCCGCGCCGGGCAGCGAGCGGGGGAGTTCCGGGACTTCGACCCGCACGTCATGGCGGTGGCGCTGCGCCACGCGCTGGACGGCGTCGCCCTGCGGCTCGGCGCGGAGACCGACACCGACACGGAGCTCTACGCCCGTGAACTCGTGACCACGTTCGACCTCGCCACCCGAGCCTCCCAGGAGCAGCCATGA